The sequence CAGCCAAGACGATCTTCGTCACCGGCTTGCCGCGGTCGGGCACGACTTTGGTGCAGCAGATTCTGACCAGCCATAGCGCCGTCTCTGGGGGCGCGGAAATCAACCGGCAGGGCTTGTTGGCAATCGAGGTCGGCGGCGTGTCCTATTCCGCGCTCAAGACATACCTCGAGAAGGCGGACCCACCATCGGCGGCCCGGCTGTGGCATCACTGGATGGAGGAGCGCTTCCCGGGCGCCGGGCGTCTTGTCGACAAGACGATCGACGCCAGCCGCGTCCTGGGCTTGGTCGCCGCGCTACTCCCCGAAGCCCCGCTGATCTGGATGACGCGCGACCCGCTCGACCAGGCCTGGTCGTGTTTTCGCACCAACTTCTCCGCGGGCGCTATCCCGTGGAGCTATGACCAACAGGACATCGCGTTTCACTTTCAACTCGAGAACCAGTTGCGAACGCGATGGCAGAATATCCTGGGCGATCGGTTGCTGGTGGTTCCCTATGAAGCGCTGGTAGCGGACCCCGAGCCCTGGACCCGTCGCCTCATGACGCACTGTGGGCTGGACATCGAGCCGCAAGTGTTCGCGCCGCACAAGAATGAAGGACCGGTGGCGACGTCCAGCATGATGCAGGTCCGCCGCCCGATCAATCGCGACGGGATCGGTTCAGCCGACCCCTATCGCTCATTCCTCGAACCGTTCGTCGAAGCCTACTACGGCTAGAGCACGTACTTGCTGAGGTCGGCGTCCTGCGCGAGCACGGCCAGTCGCTCGCGGACATAGCCAGCGTCGATCACGACCGAATCGCCCTGGCGGTCCTCGGCCTCGAAGCTGAGATCCTCGAACAGCTTCTCCATCACCGTCTGCAAGCGCCGGGCACCGATGTTCTCGATGGTCTCGTTCACTTGCGCGGCAATGCGGGCGATTTCGCGGATCGCATCGGGCGTGACGTCGACGGTGACCTTTTCGGTCCCGAGCAACGCGCGGTACTGCTGGACAAGGTTCGCGCGGGTGTCCGACAGGATGGCAACGAAGTCCTCCTCGGTCAGCGCCTTCAGCTCAACACGAATCGGCAGGCGGCCCTGGAGTTCGGGCAGCATGTCCGAAGGCTTGGCGATGTGGAACGCGCCGCTGCCGATGAACAGCACGTGGTCGGTCTTCATCGGGCCATACTTGGTAGCGACCGTGGTACCCTCGATCAGCGGCAGCAGGTCGCGCTGCACACCCTCGCGGCTGACCGATCCGCCCCTGACGTCAGAGACGGCGATCTTGTCGATCTCGTCTAGGAAGACGATCCCGTTCGCTTCCGCATTGGCGAGCGCGACGCGGGCGACGTCGTCCTGGTCCATGCGCTTTTCAGCTTCCTCGTCGACCAGCTTGTCCCAGGCGTCGGGCACCTTGAGCTTGCGGCGCTTGAGGTTCTGCTTGCCGAACGCCTTGCCCATCATCTCGCTGAGATTGATCATGCCGACGTTGCCACCCATGCCGGGCAGCTCGAACGAGCTCTGCGGAGCATCCTCGACTTCGACCTCGACTTCGACGTCGTTCATCGCGTTCTCGACGATGCGCAGGCGAAAGCTCTCGCGCGTCGCCTCACTGGCATTTTCGCCGACAAGCGCCTTGAGCAGCCGGTCCATCGCCGCCTTGCTCGCCGATTCACGCACCGCCTCGCGCCGGCGGTCCTTTTCCAGCCGGATGGCCTCCTCTGCCAGGTCGCGGGCGATCTGCTCCACATCGCGGCCGACGTAGCCGACCTCGGTGAACTTGGTCGCTTCCACCTTCACGAAGGGAGCATCGGCCAACTTGGCCAGGCGCCGGCTGATCTCGGTCTTGCCGCAGCCCGTGGGCCCGATCATCAGGATGTTCTTCGGCGTCACCTCGTCGCGCAGTTCGGGTGAGAGGCGCTGGCGGCGCCAACGGTTGCGCAGCGCCACGGCGACTGCGCGCTTGGCTTCGGCCTGGCCGATGATGTGTTCGTCCAATGCCGCGACTATCGCCTTAGGGGTCAGGTGATCGTTCATTTGTTCCTCAGTCCCCCTCCCGCTTGCAGGAGGGGCTAGGTGTGGGTGAGTCTGAGGATGAGCAAGTGGGCCCATCCCCGGCCCCTCCGGCAAACGGGAGGGAAGCTAGATGGTTTCGACCGTCACGCGGTCATTGGTGAACACGCATATCTCGGCAGCGACCGCCATGGCCTTGCGGGCGATTGTTTCGGCATCGTCTTCATAGTCCGCGAGCGCGCGGGCGGCAGACAAGGCGTAGTTACCGCCCGATCCGATCGCAGCGATGCCGCCTTCGGGTTCGAGCACGTCGCCATTGCCGGTGAGCACCAGCAGCGTGTCCTTGTCGGCCACGATCATCAGCGCTTCGAGGTTGCGGAGATACTTGTCGGTCCGCCAGTCCTTGGCGAGCTCGACCGCCGCGCGCAGCAGCTGGCCGGAATATTGCTCGAGCTTCTTTTCGAGCCGTTCGAACAGGGTGAAGGCGTCGGCGGTGGCACCGGCGAAACCGGCGATGACCTTCCCGCCTTCGCCGATCCGGCGGACCTTGCGGGCGTTCGGCTTCATCACCGTGTTGCCCATGGAAATCTGGCCGTCACCGGCGATGACGGTCTTGCCGCCCCTGCTGACGCCAATGATGGTAGTGCCGTGCCACTGGATAAGGCCGTGGCGTCCCTCTCTATCGTCCATGGACGAAGATATGGGCGAGACCTGGCGGCGCTTCAAGCGAGCGCCGCTGTACTCGGCTCAGTTGTTGCCGCCGCCACCGCCGCCGGTGGCCGCGCCGCCCATGCCGACCTGGCCGATGTTGCCGAACAGGTCCTCAAGGAACCCGCGCTCGCGCCCGAGCGTCGGGGTCTTGGCATCGTCGGGGTTGAGATAAGCGACTTCGTCCAGCCCGCTGCGCTTCACTTCGATGACGTTACCGGTCTCGTCGAAACGGACGGCGGTCACCGAATGTTCGGCAATCCTCGGGGTGCCGAAAGGCTTCTGCATGGTGGTGCTGGAGATGTAGAACCACACCGGATCGCCGTACTCGCTCTGCAAGCTCGGCCGCCCCAGCGTGCGCTCAACCGACTGGCGGTTGTCGATGCCGGGTTGGACGGATTGCAGCAGCACCTCGTCGTTGAGGTAGCCGCGGTGCGTCGCGATCGAATTGATGCATCCACTCGTGAGCACGGATGCCCCCAGAATTATCCCGATGCGCCACTTACCCGCCATTCCTCGACTTCTCCGCTTCGGGTCACTATCTGGGCCGGAGCCTTACGGGCTCCCGCTTCGTCAAGCAATGGCGGGTGCGGCCGGCCCATTGAATAACCGCTGAACGAATGGCTTTAGTCCCCCATGTCCCTGCTCAAACGCTTCCTTCGCCCCGGATCCGATGCTCGCGAAGCGCTGCGCCCCTTGTGGCACCGCGTCGTCGAACTTTCGCGCGATCCGGTCCTCTATCGCGAGGACGGCGTGGCCGACACGGTGGCGGGACGGTTCGACATGATTGCGGCGATCCTGGCCATCGTGCTGCTGCGCCTTGAGCGTGACCGGGTCTTCGCCCGCGAATCGGCCTTGCTGACCGAATTGTTCGTGGCCGACATGGACGGCCAGTTGCGCGAGACGGGCGTGGGCGATCTGGTGGTCGGCAAGCACATGGGCAAGCTCATGTCCGTACTCGGAGGACGGATCGGCGCTTTTCGCGAGGCACTGAAGAGCGCCGAAGACTCCGCGCTGGCCGAGGCGCTGGCGCGCAATGTCACGCTGCTGGACGAGGACAGCCGGCCTGACGGCCTCGCGCGCCGGTTGCGTGGATTTTACGACAAGCTCTGCGCGCTCGACAGCAAGGTCCTTCTGTCCGGAGACATCGGCCTATGACCGCGCCCGAATTCTCTCGCCCCATCGACTTGCGGCACTTCGCCGAAGGAGCGATCGAGCTCGAGGCCAACGAGGAAGAGCGCAAGGCTGTCGCCCGGCGGTTTCTGCTGGTGGCGATCAAATCGCTTAAGGCCACGCTGGATCTTCGGGCTGACGGTCAGGCCATCAACGCCAACGGACGTCTGCACGCGTCGATCGTGCAGAGCTGCGCGATTTCTGGCGAAGACCTGCCGGTGACGATCGACGAGCCGCTGATCTTCCGCTTCGTTCCCGAAACGCCTGTCGATGAGGAAGAGCTGGAACTCGATGCCGGCGATCTCGACGAGATTGCTTACTCGGGTCAGTCGATCGACTTGGGCGAAGCCGTCGCGCAGAGCCTGGTGCTGGCGATTGATCCCTACGCCACCGGCCCCAACGCCGATCGCTTCCGCAAGGAAGCCGGGTTGCTGGACGAGGCCGCTGCCGGCCCGTTCGGGGCGCTCGCAGCGCTAAAGAAGCAGGACTAGCCCTCCCCCCTTGGGAGAGGGAACACCCAGCTCAGAACGGGATGTCGTCGTCGAGGTCGTCGCTGATGCCGCCGCCCGACGACGAGCCGCCGCCCTGGTTCCAGCTGGAGCCGCCGCTGCTGGCGCCGCCTGACGACGAACCGCCGCGGTCACCCCAGTCGCCACCGCCGCTGCGCTGACCACCACCACCGCCGCCGCCGCCTTGGGCGCCGTCGAGCATGGTCAGTACACCACCGATACCGCCAACCGAGACTTCGGTGGTGTAACGGTCGTTGCCGGACTGATCCTGCCACTTGCGGGTGCGCAGCTGGCCTTCGATGTAGACCTTGCTGCCCTTGCGCAGGAAACGCTCGGCCACGCCGACCAAGCCGTCGGACTGAAGCACGACGCTGTGCCACTCGGTCCGCTCCTTGCGCTCGCCGGTCTGCTTGTCTTTCCAGGTCTCAGACGTGGCGATGCGCAGGTTGGCGATGCGGCCGCCGTTCTGGAAGCTCTTCACTTCCGGGTCCTGACCCAGGTTCCCGATCAGAATGACCTTGTTGACGCTGCCTGCCATGAATTTTCCTCTGCCGAACTAGAGGCCAGCGGCAACCGCCAGCCAGTAGGTGATTCCGGCGAACACGTAGGCCAGCGCGAACAGATATCCCAGCATGAACATGGGCCATTTCCACCCATTCGTTTCGCGCCGGGCGACGGCGATGGTCGAGAGGCACTGCGGGGCGAACACGAACCAGGCGAGGAACGCGAGCGCGGTGGGCAGGGTCCAGCTGTTCTGCAGCTTCGGGATCAGGCCCTGGGCGGCGACATCTTCATCCTCGGCATTGACGGCGTAAGTCGTCGCGAGAGAGGCCACGGCCACTTCGCGCGCGGCCATCGCCGGGATCAGCGAGAGCGCAATCTCATGATTGAAACCGATCGGCCGGACGATAACCTCAAGCCCGCTGGCGATATGGCCGGCGATGCTCGCTTCGGACTGGCTTTGCCCCGGTTCGGCCTTGGGGAAGCTGAGCAGGACCCACAGCACCACGGTGACGGTGAAGATGATCGTGCCGGCGCGGCGCAGGAACACCCAGGCGCGCTGCCACAGGCCGATCGCGAGGTCGCGCAGCGGCGGCCACTGGTATTTCGGCAGCTCCATGATGAAGCCTGACGCGGAACCCTTGGTCACCGTACGACGCAGAACCAGGGCCGCGACCATCGCGCCGATGATCCCGGCGACGTAGAGCGCGAACAGCACCAGCCCTTGCAGACCGATGCCCCAGCCTATGGTGGTCGCGGGAATGAACGCACCGATGATCACCGCGTAGACCGGCAGGCGCGCCGAACAGGTCATCAGCGGGGCGATCAGGATGGTGGTCAGCCGGTCCTTGGGATCGGCGATCGCACGCGTCGCCATGATGCCGGGGATGGCGCAGGCGAAGCTCGAGAGCAGCGGGATGAAGCTGCGTCCGGAAAGCCCGACCGAAGCCATCAGCCGGTCCATGATGAAAGCCGCGCGGGCCATGTAGCCCGATTGCTCCATCACCAGGATGAAGGCGAACAGGATCACGATCTGCGGCAGGAACACCACCACCGAGCCAACGCCCGAGAGCACGCCCTGAGTCAGGAAGTCGCGGACCAAGCCGGATGCCATGTTCTGATTGGTGAAGTCGATCAGCGCGCTAACGCCACCGTCGAGTGCGTCGGCAAACGGAGTCGCCCAGGCGAACACCGCCTGGAAGATCACGAACAGCAGCGCGAACAGAATCGGCGGGCCGAGCCAGGGATGCAGCAGGACCTTGTCGAGGCTTGCGTGCAACCGGTGGACACCCGATTCGCTGAGGATCGCGCCATTCGCCATGTGGCGAGCCGTAAGGCGCC comes from Altererythrobacter sp. Root672 and encodes:
- the hslU gene encoding ATP-dependent protease ATPase subunit HslU gives rise to the protein MNDHLTPKAIVAALDEHIIGQAEAKRAVAVALRNRWRRQRLSPELRDEVTPKNILMIGPTGCGKTEISRRLAKLADAPFVKVEATKFTEVGYVGRDVEQIARDLAEEAIRLEKDRRREAVRESASKAAMDRLLKALVGENASEATRESFRLRIVENAMNDVEVEVEVEDAPQSSFELPGMGGNVGMINLSEMMGKAFGKQNLKRRKLKVPDAWDKLVDEEAEKRMDQDDVARVALANAEANGIVFLDEIDKIAVSDVRGGSVSREGVQRDLLPLIEGTTVATKYGPMKTDHVLFIGSGAFHIAKPSDMLPELQGRLPIRVELKALTEEDFVAILSDTRANLVQQYRALLGTEKVTVDVTPDAIREIARIAAQVNETIENIGARRLQTVMEKLFEDLSFEAEDRQGDSVVIDAGYVRERLAVLAQDADLSKYVL
- a CDS encoding ubiquinol-cytochrome C chaperone family protein — encoded protein: MSLLKRFLRPGSDAREALRPLWHRVVELSRDPVLYREDGVADTVAGRFDMIAAILAIVLLRLERDRVFARESALLTELFVADMDGQLRETGVGDLVVGKHMGKLMSVLGGRIGAFREALKSAEDSALAEALARNVTLLDEDSRPDGLARRLRGFYDKLCALDSKVLLSGDIGL
- the feoB gene encoding ferrous iron transporter B; this translates as MTRQLTAALVGNPNSGKSALFNALTGARQKIANYPGVTVERKAGRMYLPSGEPIELVDLPGSYALDAASPDEEVTRRVVLGEFPGEAKPDVLIIVLDAANLEQHLVFAQELIELGRPVVVALNMIDLAERDGLVIDPAALAQSLGVPVVPTVAVRKRGLDALLEAVGQAESLAGKDMRSHPHQHLSLQERRLTARHMANGAILSESGVHRLHASLDKVLLHPWLGPPILFALLFVIFQAVFAWATPFADALDGGVSALIDFTNQNMASGLVRDFLTQGVLSGVGSVVVFLPQIVILFAFILVMEQSGYMARAAFIMDRLMASVGLSGRSFIPLLSSFACAIPGIMATRAIADPKDRLTTILIAPLMTCSARLPVYAVIIGAFIPATTIGWGIGLQGLVLFALYVAGIIGAMVAALVLRRTVTKGSASGFIMELPKYQWPPLRDLAIGLWQRAWVFLRRAGTIIFTVTVVLWVLLSFPKAEPGQSQSEASIAGHIASGLEVIVRPIGFNHEIALSLIPAMAAREVAVASLATTYAVNAEDEDVAAQGLIPKLQNSWTLPTALAFLAWFVFAPQCLSTIAVARRETNGWKWPMFMLGYLFALAYVFAGITYWLAVAAGL
- a CDS encoding YceD family protein — its product is MTAPEFSRPIDLRHFAEGAIELEANEEERKAVARRFLLVAIKSLKATLDLRADGQAINANGRLHASIVQSCAISGEDLPVTIDEPLIFRFVPETPVDEEELELDAGDLDEIAYSGQSIDLGEAVAQSLVLAIDPYATGPNADRFRKEAGLLDEAAAGPFGALAALKKQD
- a CDS encoding outer membrane protein assembly factor BamE, translating into MAGKWRIGIILGASVLTSGCINSIATHRGYLNDEVLLQSVQPGIDNRQSVERTLGRPSLQSEYGDPVWFYISSTTMQKPFGTPRIAEHSVTAVRFDETGNVIEVKRSGLDEVAYLNPDDAKTPTLGRERGFLEDLFGNIGQVGMGGAATGGGGGGNN
- the ssb gene encoding single-stranded DNA-binding protein, which encodes MAGSVNKVILIGNLGQDPEVKSFQNGGRIANLRIATSETWKDKQTGERKERTEWHSVVLQSDGLVGVAERFLRKGSKVYIEGQLRTRKWQDQSGNDRYTTEVSVGGIGGVLTMLDGAQGGGGGGGGQRSGGGDWGDRGGSSSGGASSGGSSWNQGGGSSSGGGISDDLDDDIPF
- the hslV gene encoding ATP-dependent protease subunit HslV, translated to MDDREGRHGLIQWHGTTIIGVSRGGKTVIAGDGQISMGNTVMKPNARKVRRIGEGGKVIAGFAGATADAFTLFERLEKKLEQYSGQLLRAAVELAKDWRTDKYLRNLEALMIVADKDTLLVLTGNGDVLEPEGGIAAIGSGGNYALSAARALADYEDDAETIARKAMAVAAEICVFTNDRVTVETI